In the Plasmodium sp. gorilla clade G2 genome assembly, chromosome: 12 genome, tatcaGAAAAAccacaaaaaaaagatatacataCTCTTCCATCCAatcaacaaataaataaagaaaaaacaaataacacacataatatatatcaagataaaatgacaaaaaaaaatatatccaaaaaaaatacattcaATCTAAAGAATAATCAAAGTaacaaagaaaaagaaaacaaaaggACAAGTGATCAAAGtcaagatgaaaataataatttcgaaaaaagaattttaaGAAGTCATACCAAAAACAATGATCatgtgaaaaatattttaaaaaataatataaaaaataatataaaaaataataatataaacaaaatgaataatCTTAAAAGATCTAGTCAATCCATTGCAATCGATTCAGATTTATTAAGTCCTCATAAAagtaaaagaattaaatatgatgaaaaaaatattccagATAGGAATAAtaataccaaaaaaaaaaaaaacccacctaataataataataataataataataatcacaataataataataaatataatgtcaataataattatcctACTGATAGTAACAACAAACATACAAATAACAATCAAAATAATAGATACAATAAATCAAAAacaataaatacatataatcaACATTCAAAAGATAATACACAGGAAATCacaaaaaaattcaaaagtAGATATATAAACACATATACAATGGAAGAAGTGCAAAGAACTATAAAAAGTAATACAATTAAAGTTGTTACTGAAAATTCTTGTGAATATCAAGAtggtattatatatgaatctCTCATCATTAATGATGAGGAATATAGTATAGGAGAAGATGTATTAATTTTCTATACACCCAAcaataacaacaacaacaataataataacaacaataataataataataattttaataataagaagaatAATCTAAAATGtgatgatattaaaaatcaaaataataactaTAATGTCAAATCTAATAAtgtaaaagataatatttatctactaaaaaaagggaaaatCTCAAGCTTCTATAAAAGCACTAACAGTAAAATTATAGAAGTagaaatatgtttttattatgacGAATGTGATGAAGAACTTATAAGAGGActtgaaaaaaaacaaacatcTAGGAGATGTAAAGAAGATTTCAATATTTATCTTAATGATGATactaaatattataatctaCTAGGAAATATTAGCTTCACTATATTAAATgctaattatatttataaaaaaatatatgtctACAATGAAATAGAAAACTTTGAAGAAGATACACATgcaagaaaaggaaaaaataaatttctatgtacacattatataaaagataaagaagATCGATTATGTTTCATACCTAATGATGAACACTGGAATAATCTAGTTTTGGGTTCTAgtgatttatattattattttgctaatgaaaaaaaattaaataaaaataaatcattaaaacttattatagaaaaattaaagataaatgataaaataaatgataagaCAAATGATACACATGGATCccaaaaaagtaataaaaagggatatacaaataaatcaCAAACAACAACAAATGCAAATTCAAATACAAATGCAAATGTAAATGCAAATTCAAATACAAATGCAAATACAAATgcaaatataaaacatgtgagttatattaataaatccaAAACTACCAAATATAAAGATAGTAATGCAGATTCATTTTCACTCAAtgttatcaaaaaaaatgatcatAATAACAACGATTTACAATCATCTCTTAAAGAAGATcaagaaaattattatattaatttattaaaaaatattaaagatcCAACAGATAAAGCTATACGTATGATGCAGTTAGATGTAGTACCTAAATATTTACCATGtagagaaaaagaaattaaagaaGTACATGGATTCTTAGAATCTGGAATTAAACAATCTGGAAGTAATCAAATCTTATATATTAGTGGAATGCCAGGAACAGGCAAAACAGCTACTGTCTATAGTGTAATACAATTATTGcaaataaaaagtaaaaaaaaattactacCATCATTTAATGTATATGAAATTAATGGTATGAATGTCGTTCATCCTAATGCAGCATATCAAGTTTTCTATAaacaattatttaataagaaaCCACCCAATGCTTTAAattcatttaaaattattgatAGATTATTTAATAAGTCTCAAAAAGATAGTAGAGATGTttctatattaattataGATGAAATAGATtatttaataacaaaaacacaaaaagttttatttacattatttgaCTGGCCTACTAAAATTAATAGTAAACTTGTTCTTATTGCTATATCTAATACAATGGATTTACCAGATAGACTAATACCTAGATGTAGATCAAGATTAGCTTTTGGTAGATTAGTTTTTAGTCCATATAAAGGAGAtgaaattgaaaaaattattaaagaaaGATTAGAAAACTGTAAAGAAATTATAGATCATACAGCTATTCAATTATGTGCTAGAAAAGTAGCTAATGTATCAGGAGATATTAGAAAAGCATTACAAATTTGTCGTAAAgcttttgaaaataaaagagGAAATAAAATCGTTCCAAGAGATATAACTGAAGCAACAAATCAATTATTTGATTCTCCATTAACAAATGctataaattatttaccttgggcttttaaaatatttcttacATGTCTTATCATTGAATTAAGAATCATTAATGAATTTGTTATACCATATAAAAAAGTAGTAAATAGATATAAAATACTTATAGAAACAAGTGGAAAGTATATAGGCATGTGTAGTGATAATGAACTCTTTAAAATCATGTTAGATAAATTAGTTAAAATGGGAATACTACTTATCAGACCATATATACCATTAGAAGATATATCCAAAAATAAATCCAAAGAAGCATTACTAGGTTTCAATGAATCCtccaaaaaaacaaataatcaGAAAATTAATAGAGCACAAGTAAGTCCAGATATTGATAAAGAATCTGGAGACATGGGAATAGAACTTAATGTTGAAACACAATTGATCATAACAGCCTTAATGAAAGACCCAGACTGTTCAAAGAAATTAAACTTTTATTAGTGCAATCaaaaaggatataaaaaaataaatatatatatatatataaatatttttaccaGATATTTTGGTTCACATGTtgaaacagaaaaaaaaaaaaaaaaaaaaaaaaaaaaatatacatatataaataatataatatatatatattttttttttctttttaatgtacatattattaacaaATCAAATTTTGCACAACATGTgctcaattttttttttttttttttttttttttttaaatttttatgtaaCTACTTTAtacttttcttcttttttgaataatataaaatactcTTCTTGGATGTACCTTTTTCATTGTCATCTGATTCGTCGCTGCTTGGGACTattattcttctttttatctgaaaaaaaaaaaaaaaatataacaaaaaataaaccataattataaattattaataaaaataaaatatatatatataaatatatatatatgtatatatttatttatttatattattacattcaAATGCCTTAATatgttatcatttttattttttatgtgtcCATGTTTACTactgttttttctttttttttcgttcattataatattcttaatatcatcaaatttatttattgtctCAGATTTCTTATTTGTAACattcaaatttttattattatcataagtatatttattcatattattcatattattattaggtATATATTCATTCTTATTGTAATAGTTATTactattgtttttttttttttttttatcattcatTTGTTCCTCATCTATATCATCATCCTCTATAAATTCTTTATCCTTTTCTATATACTTATCATACTTATTACATTCCTTATAAGTAgcactaattttttttaacaattcATCAAGATCGGGACCATCATCTATATaatcaatattattcatcatgtgatttttatattttacaacatattaaagaaaaataataataaaaaaaaaaaaaaaaaaaaaaaaaaaaaaggggaaAGATGGTGtcataacatttttttatttaatatttaaaagaaatatatatttataaataatactatatatatatataatatatatatataataaataaatatgtgtttattcttttattttattgatatgatataaaaaattgatttatatctatttctttttttatatgtacatatatacaaaatggtGAATTATTCTAATTGGTcgtttaaattttattttatatgaataaagaaaaataattacaataaaaaaaaaaaatatacataaatattatatatacattatatatacataataatataaggagatattttttatatattgtaaaatataaacatgaaaataaaaaactcttttattttatgaatacttattatatatatatatatatatgaataattttatttttatttcttaacataaattatattatattttagctagcttttatttttcaatataaaaaaaaaaaaaaaaaaaaaatatatatatatataaacatataatatatatataatatttcttatcCCATTCagatattttcatatttttttcctttttatattaacatttgatttttttaaagcgtcaaaaaaaataatacaaaaaatatacaaaaaaatggtTTTATTAAGTAATGACTTATTTATTCAGGAACTCAATAAATTATGTGGACCTGTAGAAGGGAAGAAGAAAACATCCATATGGATAACTATGAAAAGAggtatatacaaaaaaaaaaaaaaaaaaaaaattaaaattaaaattaaaattaaaattaaaattaaaataaaaatatctttttacagttattatatatatgtatatatttatttttttattttttttttaaaagtcaaaagaaatgatataaaaacattGACGAGCAGCAAAGACGCAGgtgataaaaagaatattaaaaaagtaaataagAGTGATAACAAGGGAAGTAAGAAATATATGTGCTTAATAAGAGCTACAGatggtaaaaataaaaaaatatctacACATGTTTATGATAATGTAATATCCTTTACTCAAAATATTAACAGTATTATAAAATCTTAACGACTGACTAGTTTTATCAAaatgaatgaataaataaaaatatatatatatatatatatatattatatatatgtctaattttttgttaattaaatattaatattttttatgtacactttaaaaaaaaaacttatgattaaaaaaaaaatcaaaaaaaatcaaaaaaaatcaaaaaaatcaaaaaaatcaaaaaatatataatatatatataataaatgaatatacatatatatacctttGAATTAATTAACTTGTTCTTATTTTCCATTTTAAcgtttaattttataaaaaaaaaatatatatatatataatatttatattacatattatatatatatgatttatttatcataatatagTCCCTTCTTGCTCCCGCTGCACTAAATTATTTAACATCCTATATGTCTTCTTcgatcttttaatatattcatacaacttaaacattaatattttcataattttttgtttttgtatttttgtAAGATTTATACTGttcataaaatttaaaaaatttataatatgctCATCTTGTGTTTCTATAGCATTTTTATATACCTCAGGTAAATATAGACAAACATATTTATCatctaaattattttttaaattatcttgtgtagtattatttatataattactcATATGTGGTTGTAAACATATATTCTGAAAACTACATCCATATATACTCTTTTCCTctttagatatatatttattaatattatcttgtatattatttacattatttattgatatattcaatttattatatatattatccacgttatattcttcatcttcttttACATCCTTCTTtgtattatatgaaaaattgtTAGAAAattcaattaaaaaaaaattagaaggatttaaaagataatacACATAATCTGTATAAGAGCatgataaattatttgtattttcaaTACACTTATTAGTCAAATGGAATGATTCGTTTTTTTTATGATCTCTTAATGTATGagatatattattgataCCATTAAAAGATACACATTTATTAGGGTTATTATGATCTTGTGTATTACtacctttttctttttccttcaaaatattattattattattattattattcatattatcattttgatgTGTATTATTCTCTTTGTTTATGGTCACTTTATTTTTGTCATTATTAATTtgtaatatagaaaaataatttgGAGCTTTCattgtatttattaaattattaaatgaaatattcaATAAATTCAATTTACATTTCAAAGGAAATGCAAACAAATCACAGTTCTTCTCTGTAAATGAAATTTTAGATTTGTTTAAACattctttttgttttgtatttaatatattataaggaGCTAGCTGTATATTTCTTGTATCaccaaatattataatatttgtttcagtatatacaaatatatttgtatctaTAACATTTTCTACTTTTAAATTTCTAGTTACCAAATGTATAtctatattaatacaattaAATAATGTTGTTATCATTTCTACagataaacaaataatataacaatcatcacaaaaatttatttttaaatattctatagtacaaaaaaaaaatatattacattctttacaattaattatatttacaatatttttatcatcattaatataaatatttttaccatatatatcttttatttcatatatatctttatttatttcttcaacACTATAAATACTAACCCTTTTCCGTCTCTCCTTATCTTCTGCTTCTACATAACATATGGATGACGATTCTATATCTtgtaatttttcattattatttatggaATCAATTAAATCATAACAACATATATTATCAAGTAGCCAATCTAAAATATTgttacttttatataatattttatgatcATTATGTAATAAATACATTTCATGAACATTCTTTTGGTTATTTGTCTCTAGAATAAAAtctaaaagtaaaaaatgataacGTTTGAAATATAAAGGCATGTTCATTAAACTTatagaattattaatatcagtacagcaaaaaaaacaaattaaatatcTTCTTAAAAAATCTTTGTAGTTATTACCATTGAATTGAAAAAAATCACACAAGTTAGATTTATTGATAAAGGAGCAACTGGAATTGTTTTTATGACCACAATGGAGATTACTCACATGATTAAGATTATTCAATTGATTCATATTATCTacattgtttttattttccattttatttatattatcaatattgttAACATGTAAGACACTAGATTTACTGTC is a window encoding:
- a CDS encoding signal recognition particle subunit SRP14 is translated as MVLLSNDLFIQELNKLCGPVEGKKKTSIWITMKRVKRNDIKTLTSSKDAGDKKNIKKVNKSDNKGSKKYMCLIRATDGKNKKISTHVYDNVISFTQNINSIIKS
- a CDS encoding origin recognition complex subunit 1, translated to MTPKKKIFQNFQENENEILSPTKKGIKLNVSKLNILNFENTIKKEEKNNYHYNTSINKEIDQDLNHNIINTHNNKKNNFNIYDYNNIKNSTQDFYIDLNEHNKQTIEYNGNKFISINKKEKYNLDESSSSSLSSSSSLSSLRNTFDEYENTIKKKNNTSLISLNNNNCNYNHKNKHQIYNNISEKPQKKDIHTLPSNQQINKEKTNNTHNIYQDKMTKKNISKKNTFNLKNNQSNKEKENKRTSDQSQDENNNFEKRILRSHTKNNDHVKNILKNNIKNNIKNNNINKMNNLKRSSQSIAIDSDLLSPHKSKRIKYDEKNIPDRNNNTKKKKNPPNNNNNNNNNHNNNNKYNVNNNYPTDSNNKHTNNNQNNRYNKSKTINTYNQHSKDNTQEITKKFKSRYINTYTMEEVQRTIKSNTIKVVTENSCEYQDGIIYESLIINDEEYSIGEDVLIFYTPNNNNNNNNNNNNNNNNNFNNKKNNLKCDDIKNQNNNYNVKSNNVKDNIYLLKKGKISSFYKSTNSKIIEVEICFYYDECDEELIRGLEKKQTSRRCKEDFNIYLNDDTKYYNLLGNISFTILNANYIYKKIYVYNEIENFEEDTHARKGKNKFLCTHYIKDKEDRLCFIPNDEHWNNLVLGSSDLYYYFANEKKLNKNKSLKLIIEKLKINDKINDKTNDTHGSQKSNKKGYTNKSQTTTNANSNTNANVNANSNTNANTNANIKHVSYINKSKTTKYKDSNADSFSLNVIKKNDHNNNDLQSSLKEDQENYYINLLKNIKDPTDKAIRMMQLDVVPKYLPCREKEIKEVHGFLESGIKQSGSNQILYISGMPGTGKTATVYSVIQLLQIKSKKKLLPSFNVYEINGMNVVHPNAAYQVFYKQLFNKKPPNALNSFKIIDRLFNKSQKDSRDVSILIIDEIDYLITKTQKVLFTLFDWPTKINSKLVLIAISNTMDLPDRLIPRCRSRLAFGRLVFSPYKGDEIEKIIKERLENCKEIIDHTAIQLCARKVANVSGDIRKALQICRKAFENKRGNKIVPRDITEATNQLFDSPLTNAINYLPWAFKIFLTCLIIELRIINEFVIPYKKVVNRYKILIETSGKYIGMCSDNELFKIMLDKLVKMGILLIRPYIPLEDISKNKSKEALLGFNESSKKTNNQKINRAQVSPDIDKESGDMGIELNVETQLIITALMKDPDCSKKLNFY